From Rhodothermales bacterium, one genomic window encodes:
- a CDS encoding FtsX-like permease family protein, with protein MPFAPTFAWRDSRSARRRLLLFVASMALGVAALVAIRSFADSLETAVTEQAQTLTGSDLTLSARRPFANKDRALVDSVAQAYPGEQSRELAFASMAFFPATGNARLTEIRALDGGFPYYGEIATTPDSAAAVYQQRGEALVDASLLLQFDAAPGDSVRVGERTYRIAGAIDEIAGQTGVGSFVGPRVYVPLARLDTALVGFGSRVEYREHFLFDAADPDAVLAEVRDRLGALGLRGETATGAQEDWNDALGNLNRFLALVGFVALLLGGIGVASAITVYVRQKADTIATLRCLGATAGQTLRAYVLQAAALGLLGALLGAALGVAVQTLLPRVLGPFLPVDVDFAVSWGAVIEGVGLGLAVALVFALLPLVRIRRIPPLRAIRPGAEAEGRFDWLRGAIFAFIALGVAAFAWVQTGDWRAAVGFPLGVGAVLGLLALAAWATTAAVRRFFPTGWPYTARQGLANLYRPGNQTLVLMLTLGLGTFLITTLYLVQTSLLDQVAITSSGERPGLILFDIQPDQRDGVLALLDAEGEPALAQIPVVTMGLDAINGRDTDALRQDSTVDLPNWALRREYRSTYRGALVDSETLAEGTFVGSVPADTALVPISFETDLATDLGVGVGDRLTWNVQGVPVETVITSLRTVDWTRVQPNFFVVFPEGPLDAAPQFDIVLTRAIDAETSARVQRAVVSAYPNVSVVDVRLVLGLVEGVLGRVAFVLQFMALFSILTGLVVLAGAVLISKFQRVEESVLLRTLGASRPQVGRILFAEYLLLGLLAASVGVGLALIGGWALSVFAFRVPFVPAWGAVLVALAVVPALTVAIGLAGSRGVLRRPPLEVLRSAG; from the coding sequence GCGCTCGTCGATTCGGTTGCGCAGGCGTACCCCGGCGAACAGTCGCGCGAGCTGGCCTTCGCGTCGATGGCGTTCTTCCCCGCGACGGGGAACGCGCGGCTGACGGAGATCCGCGCGCTCGACGGCGGCTTCCCCTATTACGGCGAGATCGCGACGACGCCCGACAGCGCCGCTGCCGTCTATCAGCAACGTGGCGAAGCGCTCGTCGACGCCTCCCTCCTGCTCCAGTTCGATGCTGCGCCCGGCGACTCCGTCCGCGTCGGCGAGCGGACGTACCGGATCGCGGGGGCCATCGATGAGATCGCGGGGCAGACGGGCGTCGGCTCGTTCGTCGGGCCGCGCGTGTACGTCCCGCTCGCTCGCCTCGACACGGCGCTCGTCGGGTTCGGCAGCCGTGTCGAATACCGCGAGCACTTCCTCTTCGACGCCGCCGACCCCGATGCCGTGCTCGCCGAGGTGCGCGACCGGCTCGGCGCGCTCGGCCTACGCGGCGAGACGGCGACGGGCGCGCAGGAGGACTGGAACGACGCGCTCGGCAACCTCAACCGCTTCCTCGCGCTCGTCGGCTTCGTCGCGCTCCTGCTCGGCGGGATCGGCGTGGCGAGCGCGATCACGGTCTACGTCCGCCAGAAAGCTGACACGATCGCCACGCTCCGCTGCCTCGGGGCGACGGCCGGGCAGACGCTGCGGGCGTACGTCCTGCAAGCAGCCGCGCTCGGGCTCCTCGGCGCGCTCCTCGGCGCCGCGCTCGGCGTGGCGGTGCAAACGCTGCTGCCGCGCGTGCTTGGTCCCTTCCTCCCCGTCGACGTGGACTTCGCTGTGTCGTGGGGCGCGGTGATCGAGGGCGTCGGCCTCGGGCTCGCCGTGGCGCTCGTGTTCGCGCTCCTCCCGCTCGTCCGCATCCGCCGGATTCCGCCGCTGCGCGCGATCCGGCCGGGCGCTGAGGCCGAGGGCCGGTTCGACTGGCTGCGCGGGGCGATCTTCGCGTTCATCGCCCTCGGCGTGGCGGCGTTCGCATGGGTTCAGACCGGTGACTGGCGCGCGGCGGTGGGCTTCCCGCTCGGCGTGGGCGCGGTGCTCGGGCTGCTCGCGCTCGCGGCGTGGGCGACGACGGCGGCCGTGCGACGCTTCTTCCCGACGGGCTGGCCGTACACCGCGCGGCAGGGCCTCGCCAACCTCTACCGGCCGGGCAATCAGACGCTCGTGCTGATGCTGACGCTCGGGCTCGGGACCTTCCTCATCACCACGCTCTACCTCGTCCAGACCTCGCTCCTCGACCAGGTCGCGATCACGAGTAGCGGCGAGCGGCCCGGCCTCATCCTCTTCGACATCCAGCCCGACCAGCGTGACGGCGTACTCGCCCTCCTCGATGCCGAAGGCGAACCCGCCCTCGCCCAGATCCCCGTCGTCACGATGGGCCTCGACGCGATCAACGGCCGCGACACCGACGCGCTCCGCCAGGACTCCACCGTGGACCTCCCCAACTGGGCACTTCGTCGCGAATACCGCTCGACGTATCGCGGCGCGCTCGTCGACTCGGAGACGCTAGCGGAAGGCACCTTCGTCGGCTCCGTCCCCGCCGACACGGCGCTCGTCCCGATCTCGTTCGAGACCGACCTCGCGACCGACCTCGGCGTCGGCGTCGGCGACCGGCTGACGTGGAACGTGCAGGGCGTCCCCGTCGAGACCGTCATCACGAGCCTCCGCACGGTCGATTGGACACGCGTACAGCCGAACTTCTTCGTCGTCTTCCCCGAGGGTCCGCTCGACGCCGCGCCGCAGTTCGACATCGTGCTCACGCGCGCGATCGACGCCGAGACGTCGGCGCGAGTGCAGCGGGCCGTCGTGAGTGCCTATCCCAACGTGTCAGTCGTGGACGTACGGCTCGTGCTCGGGCTCGTCGAGGGCGTGCTCGGGCGCGTCGCGTTCGTGCTCCAGTTCATGGCCCTGTTCTCGATCCTGACGGGGCTCGTCGTGCTCGCCGGGGCCGTGCTGATCTCGAAGTTCCAGCGCGTCGAGGAGAGCGTGCTGTTGCGGACGCTCGGCGCGAGCCGGCCCCAAGTCGGGCGGATTCTGTTCGCCGAGTATCTGTTGCTCGGGCTGCTCGCCGCGTCGGTCGGCGTGGGGCTCGCACTCATCGGTGGGTGGGCGCTCTCGGTGTTCGCGTTCCGCGTGCCGTTCGTGCCGGCGTGGGGCGCCGTCCTCGTCGCGCTCGCCGTCGTGCCCGCGCTGACGGTGGCGATCGGGCTGGCGGGGAGCCGGGGCGTCCTGCGCCGCCCGCCGCTCGAAGTCCTGCGCTCGGCGGGCTGA
- a CDS encoding transposase yields the protein MRIAEPVPRFDPSRHRRRSVRLRWHDYAGGLYFVTICTHGRLPLFGEIVDGEMALSAAGDAVFEEWMRTGDIRAEVVLDAFVVMPNHVHGIIGIIAGTPPTVGVETPDDAFPTVGVGATGRSPLRSGPSARPGPLPKSLGALVAGFKSAVTKRVNAARGIPGAAVWQRNYWERVLRDDRELGIARRYVADNPLRWHLDRLHPDRTD from the coding sequence ATGCGCATCGCCGAGCCCGTCCCCCGTTTCGACCCGAGCCGTCACCGCCGGCGCTCCGTCCGGCTGCGCTGGCACGACTACGCTGGCGGCCTCTACTTCGTGACGATCTGCACCCACGGCCGCCTGCCGCTCTTCGGCGAGATCGTGGACGGTGAGATGGCGTTGAGCGCAGCCGGAGACGCCGTCTTCGAGGAATGGATGCGGACGGGGGACATCCGCGCGGAGGTCGTCCTTGATGCGTTCGTCGTGATGCCCAACCACGTCCACGGCATCATCGGGATCATCGCCGGTACACCGCCCACCGTCGGCGTTGAAACGCCCGACGATGCGTTCCCCACCGTCGGCGTAGGGGCGACCGGCCGGTCGCCCCTACGGTCGGGACCAAGCGCGCGGCCGGGACCCCTGCCCAAATCGCTGGGCGCGCTTGTCGCCGGGTTCAAATCCGCCGTGACGAAACGGGTGAACGCGGCGCGGGGGATACCGGGCGCGGCGGTGTGGCAACGGAATTACTGGGAGCGCGTGCTGCGCGACGACCGCGAACTCGGCATCGCCCGCCGCTACGTCGCCGACAACCCGCTGCGGTGGCACCTCGACCGGCTGCACCCGGACCGGACGGACTGA
- a CDS encoding isochorismatase family cysteine hydrolase, with translation MTDLTSDADGHAPDSSPVALVLVDVINDFDFDDAEQLLRHARPASERIAALKRTARAAGVPVIYANDNFGRWRDDFAAVVERCLRPGTPGCDIVERLRPEDDDYFILKPKHSAFFATTMETLLGYLGVHTLVLAGFAGDICVLATAIDAYMRDLHVVIPSDAVASVEPEETDAALAYARRVLDAETPETDAVDFAVLREA, from the coding sequence ATGACCGACCTCACCTCCGATGCCGATGGGCACGCGCCCGACTCCTCCCCCGTCGCCCTTGTCCTCGTCGATGTGATCAACGACTTCGACTTCGACGACGCCGAGCAGCTGCTCCGCCACGCCCGGCCCGCCTCCGAGCGCATCGCCGCGTTGAAACGAACAGCGCGCGCGGCCGGCGTCCCGGTGATCTACGCGAACGACAACTTCGGCCGCTGGCGCGACGACTTCGCCGCCGTCGTCGAGCGCTGCCTCCGTCCCGGCACGCCCGGCTGCGACATCGTCGAGCGACTGCGGCCCGAGGACGACGACTATTTCATCCTCAAGCCGAAGCACTCCGCGTTCTTCGCGACGACGATGGAGACGCTCCTCGGCTACCTCGGCGTGCACACCCTCGTCCTCGCCGGGTTCGCGGGCGACATCTGCGTGCTCGCCACGGCAATCGACGCATACATGCGCGACCTCCACGTCGTCATCCCGTCCGACGCCGTCGCCTCCGTCGAACCCGAGGAGACGGATGCTGCGCTCGCCTACGCCCGCCGCGTGCTCGACGCCGAGACGCCGGAGACTGACGCCGTCGACTTCGCCGTATTGCGAGAGGCGTGA
- the rimK gene encoding 30S ribosomal protein S6--L-glutamate ligase, producing MKLAILSRNANLYSTRRLVEAAEGRGHEVLVLDTLHCTIHLGASGPEVHLRGEKIDGIDAVIPRIGASITFYGLAVVRQFEAMGVYCLNGSVGITRSRDKLRAHQLLAKAGIGLPVTAFAHHPDAVDDVIRAVGGPPLIVKLLEGTQGVGVVLCETKKAAQSVIQALRGLKAYILVQEYIKEAGGSDLRCLVVGDKVVAAMVRKGAEGEFRSNLHQGGTASLAKISPAERRTAVQAVKALGLRAAGVDILRSNRGPLVLEVNSSPGLEGIEKATGRDVAGLLIQFVEKSVRPAKPEL from the coding sequence ATGAAGCTCGCCATCCTCTCGCGCAACGCGAACCTCTACTCGACGCGCCGGCTCGTCGAGGCCGCCGAAGGGCGCGGGCACGAGGTGCTCGTGCTCGACACGCTGCACTGCACGATCCACCTCGGCGCGAGCGGGCCCGAGGTGCACCTGCGCGGCGAAAAGATCGACGGCATCGACGCGGTGATCCCCCGCATCGGCGCGTCGATCACGTTTTACGGACTCGCCGTGGTGCGGCAGTTCGAGGCGATGGGCGTGTACTGCCTCAACGGGTCGGTCGGGATCACGCGCTCGCGCGACAAGCTCCGCGCGCACCAGCTCCTCGCGAAGGCGGGCATCGGCCTGCCCGTCACCGCCTTCGCCCACCACCCCGATGCCGTGGACGACGTGATCCGCGCCGTCGGCGGCCCGCCGCTCATCGTGAAGCTGCTCGAAGGGACGCAGGGCGTCGGCGTCGTGCTGTGCGAGACGAAAAAGGCGGCGCAGAGTGTGATCCAGGCGTTGCGCGGACTCAAGGCGTACATCCTCGTGCAGGAGTACATCAAGGAAGCGGGCGGGAGCGACCTCCGCTGCCTCGTCGTCGGCGACAAAGTCGTGGCGGCGATGGTGCGGAAGGGAGCCGAGGGGGAGTTCCGCTCGAACCTCCACCAGGGCGGCACGGCGAGCCTCGCGAAGATCAGCCCGGCGGAGCGGCGGACGGCCGTGCAGGCGGTGAAGGCGCTCGGCCTGCGCGCGGCGGGCGTGGACATCCTCCGCTCGAACCGCGGCCCGCTCGTGCTCGAAGTCAACTCGTCGCCGGGGCTCGAAGGGATCGAGAAGGCGACGGGCCGCGACGTGGCGGGCCTTCTCATCCAGTTCGTCGAGAAGAGCGTGCGGCCGGCGAAGCCGGAGCTGTAA
- a CDS encoding ATP-dependent zinc protease, with protein sequence MKRRPQPTLIVGWREWVALPDLGLPAVKAKVDTGAKTSSLHAFDIETFREDGCERVRFGVHPLQENERLAVWATADVVDERSVTSSSGHEELRVVIRTALRLGDLTWPVEVTLTDRRSMRLRMLLGREALAGRLLVDASVSYLHGRKPRAAHLYT encoded by the coding sequence ATGAAACGCCGCCCGCAACCGACCCTCATCGTCGGCTGGCGCGAGTGGGTCGCGTTGCCCGACCTCGGCCTGCCCGCCGTGAAAGCGAAGGTGGACACGGGGGCTAAAACGTCGTCGCTCCACGCCTTCGACATCGAGACCTTCCGCGAGGACGGGTGCGAGCGCGTCCGCTTCGGCGTCCACCCGCTGCAGGAGAACGAGCGGCTCGCGGTGTGGGCCACGGCCGACGTCGTGGACGAGCGCTCGGTCACGAGTTCGAGTGGGCACGAGGAGTTGCGCGTCGTAATCCGCACGGCGCTGCGGCTCGGGGATCTGACATGGCCCGTCGAGGTTACGCTCACGGACCGGCGCTCGATGCGGCTGCGGATGCTGCTCGGCCGCGAAGCGCTCGCCGGCCGCCTGCTCGTCGACGCGAGCGTGTCGTACCTCCACGGCCGCAAGCCCCGCGCGGCCCACCTCTACACGTAG
- a CDS encoding aspartate carbamoyltransferase catalytic subunit, producing MGASPDQPAAIITEEPLDPRRSSLVTLEHRHLLGLATYSAEEIRLILRTAREFRSVLDRPVKRVPSLRGVTVVNLFFEASTRTRLSFELAEKRLSADVVNFSASGSSVSKGETLKDTARNIEAMKIDMVVIRHASPGAAHFLTRWIDSVVLNAGDGAHEHPTQALLDMLTLADLDLPRFGEQLHRGDFAGLNVSIIGDITHSRVARSNIHGLQALGASVTLCGPRTMMPRDIEQMGVRVVDRLDAALEGCDVAMALRIQLERQTGSKGGLFPSLREYHERYGIKESHLAHYPDLRIMHPGPVNRGVELASEVVDSDRSVILNQVTNGVAVRMACLYLLSGGTGARDGERSDA from the coding sequence ATGGGTGCCTCTCCCGACCAACCCGCTGCGATCATAACCGAAGAGCCACTCGACCCTCGTCGCTCGTCGCTCGTCACTCTCGAGCACCGCCACCTCCTCGGGCTCGCGACGTACAGCGCCGAAGAGATCCGCCTCATCCTCCGCACCGCGCGCGAGTTTCGCTCCGTCCTCGACCGCCCGGTGAAGCGCGTCCCGAGCCTGCGCGGCGTCACCGTCGTCAACCTCTTCTTCGAGGCGAGCACGCGGACGCGGCTCTCGTTCGAGCTCGCCGAGAAGCGGCTCTCGGCCGACGTCGTCAACTTCTCCGCGAGCGGCTCGTCGGTCTCGAAGGGGGAGACGCTGAAGGACACGGCGCGCAACATCGAGGCGATGAAGATCGACATGGTCGTGATCCGCCACGCCTCGCCCGGCGCCGCCCACTTCCTCACGCGGTGGATCGACTCCGTCGTGCTCAACGCGGGCGACGGCGCGCACGAGCACCCGACGCAGGCCCTCCTCGACATGCTCACGCTCGCCGACCTCGACCTCCCGCGCTTCGGGGAGCAGCTCCACCGGGGCGACTTCGCCGGGCTCAACGTCTCGATCATCGGCGACATCACGCACAGCCGCGTCGCGCGCTCGAATATCCACGGCTTGCAAGCGCTCGGCGCGAGCGTCACGCTCTGCGGCCCGCGCACGATGATGCCACGCGACATCGAGCAGATGGGCGTCCGCGTCGTCGACCGGCTCGACGCGGCGCTCGAGGGTTGCGACGTGGCGATGGCGCTCCGCATCCAGCTCGAACGGCAGACGGGTTCGAAGGGCGGCCTCTTCCCAAGCCTCCGCGAGTACCACGAGCGCTACGGCATCAAGGAGTCGCACCTCGCCCACTACCCCGACCTCCGCATCATGCACCCCGGCCCCGTCAACCGCGGCGTCGAGCTCGCGAGCGAGGTCGTGGACTCGGACCGCTCGGTGATCCTGAACCAGGTCACGAACGGCGTCGCCGTGCGGATGGCGTGCCTCTACCTCCTCTCCGGCGGCACGGGCGCGCGTGACGGCGAGCGGAGCGACGCATGA
- the pyrR gene encoding bifunctional pyr operon transcriptional regulator/uracil phosphoribosyltransferase PyrR has translation MALLSPDDTVKAQLMDAADLDRTLNRLARQIVEHLDDAAEPADRLALVGMQTRGVFLARRLRDKIEAFEGLKLPFGVLDATMYRDDFRKRLRQPVVHPTDIPFDVDDRRLVLVDDVVYTGRTTRAALDALMDLGRPASVRFLALIDRGLRELPVRPDFVGRTVPTTPGEEVRVRLAEIDEADGVWLVERATNDD, from the coding sequence ATGGCGCTGCTCTCTCCCGATGATACCGTCAAGGCCCAGCTCATGGACGCGGCCGACCTCGACCGGACCCTCAACCGGCTCGCGCGGCAGATCGTGGAGCACCTCGACGACGCGGCCGAGCCGGCCGATCGCCTCGCCCTCGTCGGGATGCAGACGCGCGGCGTCTTCCTCGCCCGCCGCCTCCGCGATAAGATCGAGGCGTTCGAAGGGCTGAAGCTCCCCTTCGGCGTGCTCGACGCGACGATGTACCGCGACGACTTCCGCAAGCGCCTCCGGCAGCCCGTCGTCCACCCTACCGACATCCCCTTCGACGTCGACGACCGCCGCCTCGTCCTCGTCGACGACGTGGTCTACACCGGGCGCACGACGCGCGCCGCGCTCGACGCCCTCATGGACCTCGGCCGCCCGGCGTCCGTCCGCTTCCTCGCCCTCATCGACCGCGGCCTCCGCGAGCTCCCCGTTCGCCCCGACTTCGTCGGCCGCACCGTCCCTACCACGCCCGGCGAGGAGGTCCGCGTCCGTCTCGCCGAGATCGACGAAGCCGACGGCGTGTGGCTCGTCGAACGAGCGACGAACGACGACTAA
- a CDS encoding DUF58 domain-containing protein: MPADARLRYLDPQTISQLDSMELRARLIVEGFITGLHKSPYHGFSVEFAEHRPYNPGDELRHVDWKVYAKTDRYYVKQYEEETNLRHYVVLDTSPSMRYQGDAALSKLEYGAYLAAGLHYLMARQRDATGLIAFDETVHTSVAPKSTQGALRNLLAQLQHLVDAPPPKRRDAAQTGAAAALHEVAERIARRSLVVVITDLFENVAAHDDLLKALQHLRYRGHEVLVFHVLDGATERRFAFPDVPMLFRDMETGEEVTLQPAQLRESYAEAARAFAERFRRRCREYHVDFVELDTAEPFNTALLAYLNKRRQLY, from the coding sequence ATGCCCGCCGACGCCCGCCTCCGCTACCTCGACCCCCAGACGATCTCGCAGCTCGACTCGATGGAGCTGCGCGCGCGGCTGATCGTCGAGGGCTTCATCACCGGCCTCCACAAGAGCCCGTACCACGGCTTCTCCGTCGAGTTCGCCGAGCACCGCCCGTACAACCCCGGCGACGAGCTGCGGCACGTGGACTGGAAGGTCTACGCCAAGACCGACCGCTACTACGTCAAGCAGTACGAGGAGGAGACCAACCTCCGCCACTACGTCGTCCTCGACACGAGCCCGTCGATGCGCTATCAGGGCGACGCCGCGCTCTCCAAACTGGAGTACGGGGCCTACCTCGCCGCCGGGCTCCACTACCTCATGGCGCGGCAGCGCGACGCGACAGGGTTGATCGCCTTCGACGAAACGGTGCATACGAGCGTCGCGCCGAAGAGCACGCAGGGCGCGCTCCGCAACCTCCTCGCCCAGCTCCAACACCTCGTCGACGCTCCCCCGCCGAAGCGGCGCGATGCGGCGCAGACCGGAGCCGCCGCGGCGCTGCACGAAGTCGCCGAACGGATCGCCCGGCGCTCGCTCGTCGTCGTGATCACGGACCTCTTCGAGAACGTCGCCGCCCACGACGACCTGCTCAAAGCGCTCCAGCACCTCCGCTACCGCGGCCACGAGGTCCTCGTCTTCCACGTGCTCGACGGCGCGACCGAGCGGCGCTTCGCCTTCCCCGACGTGCCGATGCTCTTCCGCGACATGGAGACGGGCGAGGAGGTGACGCTCCAGCCCGCCCAACTCCGCGAGAGCTACGCCGAGGCCGCGAGGGCCTTCGCCGAGCGGTTCCGCCGCCGCTGCCGCGAGTACCACGTGGACTTCGTCGAGCTCGACACGGCCGAGCCGTTCAACACGGCGCTCCTCGCCTACCTCAACAAGCGCCGCCAGCTCTACTGA
- a CDS encoding M28 family peptidase produces MNPRPALLLVALALASSAACAQPVPTLDADPELAVRYAETITPSDLAAHLYVFASDYFEGRETATRGQKLAAQYLAGQYRKIGVSPKGTAATDDPLSPAAYFQPFALTEAYVASAGLTVQRGGETVATSTFTPERQDGLAYLRSGGDGSMTGGVVFAGYGIGGNEAYDDLAALRDAGLSVAGKWVLVLGDEPLSAEGRSLLTEDGVPTDFSTSWYRKALGFLRSDLGAPAGFLVVADTSPLQPLGVAEQAAATAQRLGSLSLAGSESGGGSRFPAMFNVSSDFANAILASSGRTVAELQRAIDSSLIPVVFAVDDVNVEAAVERATRTVESENVLAFIEGSDPVLKDEIVVLSSHYDHVGMDPLAIGDGIYNGADDDGSGTVTILEIAEAFEQARRDGHGPRRSVLFLNVSGEEKGLLGSAYYADTEPVFPLENTVANLNIDMIGRYDPELDGATNYVYLIGSKIVSDDLDRISTAANALVGGGLELNDRFNTKDDPNQFYRRSDHWNFGKHRIPFVFYFTGTHEDYHGVGDEAHKIDYERMARIGRLIFATTWQIANQDARPAISGAGFWDGEG; encoded by the coding sequence ATGAACCCCCGTCCTGCTCTCCTGCTCGTCGCGCTCGCGCTCGCTAGCTCCGCCGCGTGCGCGCAGCCCGTCCCCACGCTCGACGCCGACCCCGAACTCGCCGTCCGCTACGCCGAGACGATCACGCCGTCCGACCTCGCCGCCCACCTCTACGTCTTCGCCTCCGACTACTTCGAGGGCCGCGAGACGGCGACGCGCGGACAGAAGCTCGCCGCGCAGTACCTCGCCGGACAGTACCGCAAGATCGGCGTGTCGCCGAAGGGCACGGCCGCGACGGACGACCCGCTGAGCCCGGCGGCCTACTTCCAGCCCTTCGCGCTCACCGAAGCCTACGTCGCGAGCGCCGGGCTCACGGTGCAGCGCGGCGGCGAGACCGTCGCCACGAGCACGTTCACGCCCGAGCGGCAGGACGGCCTCGCCTACCTCCGCAGCGGCGGCGACGGTAGCATGACTGGCGGCGTGGTCTTCGCCGGCTACGGCATCGGCGGCAACGAGGCGTACGACGACCTCGCCGCGCTCCGCGACGCGGGCCTCTCCGTCGCTGGCAAATGGGTCCTCGTCCTCGGCGACGAGCCGCTCTCGGCCGAGGGCCGCAGCCTCCTCACCGAGGACGGCGTGCCGACGGACTTTTCGACGTCGTGGTACCGGAAAGCGCTCGGCTTCCTCCGCAGCGACCTCGGCGCGCCCGCCGGCTTCCTCGTCGTCGCCGACACGAGCCCGCTCCAGCCCCTCGGCGTCGCCGAGCAGGCCGCGGCGACGGCGCAGAGGCTCGGCTCCCTCTCGCTCGCCGGATCGGAGAGCGGCGGCGGCAGCCGGTTCCCCGCGATGTTTAACGTCTCGTCGGACTTCGCGAACGCTATTCTTGCCTCGTCGGGCCGCACCGTCGCCGAGTTGCAGCGGGCCATCGACAGCAGCCTGATACCCGTCGTGTTCGCCGTGGACGACGTGAACGTGGAGGCCGCGGTCGAGCGCGCGACGCGGACGGTCGAGAGCGAGAACGTGCTCGCGTTCATTGAGGGCTCCGACCCCGTGCTCAAAGACGAAATCGTCGTCCTCTCATCGCACTACGACCACGTCGGCATGGACCCGCTCGCGATTGGCGACGGGATCTACAACGGGGCCGACGACGACGGCTCGGGCACGGTTACGATCCTCGAAATCGCCGAGGCGTTCGAGCAGGCGCGGCGCGACGGCCACGGCCCCCGCCGCTCCGTCCTCTTCCTCAACGTCTCCGGCGAAGAGAAGGGCCTCCTCGGCTCGGCCTACTACGCCGACACCGAGCCCGTCTTCCCACTCGAAAACACCGTCGCGAACCTTAACATCGACATGATCGGGCGGTACGACCCCGAGCTCGACGGCGCGACGAACTACGTCTACCTCATCGGCTCGAAGATCGTCTCCGACGACCTCGACCGGATCTCGACGGCAGCGAATGCCCTCGTCGGCGGCGGGCTCGAACTCAACGACCGCTTCAACACGAAGGACGACCCGAACCAGTTCTACCGCCGCAGCGACCACTGGAACTTCGGCAAGCACCGCATCCCGTTCGTGTTCTACTTCACCGGCACGCACGAGGACTACCACGGCGTCGGCGACGAAGCGCACAAGATCGACTACGAGCGGATGGCGCGGATCGGCCGGCTGATCTTCGCGACGACGTGGCAAATCGCCAACCAGGACGCGCGCCCGGCGATCTCCGGCGCGGGCTTCTGGGACGGCGAGGGCTGA
- a CDS encoding L,D-transpeptidase, with product MFRPLLLLVLGCTALAAPAAAQGSYQRYYDQQDLEALLYARHGDLDALPEVTYRYAVLSDPEGNSVWARHRLYKELGEGDARAGREHLPLIEFINYVRVPELSVGDTLIVPSRADLDIRAYAPFPRFYEGAADFDKLFVIDKKVQAWAAYEYGRLQRWGVVNTGAEGSRTPGGRYNFNWQEPERISSESPEGEEWLMKWVFNFHAPRGFHIHQYTMPTGAPASHGCVRLIAADAKWIYDWADGWKRDSAGRVVEQGTTVLVLGDGEEPDGRPQRFVHTPAGPRPNLADLPADPFSVPPGTDQQVHFDRLRASKS from the coding sequence GTGTTTCGTCCCCTTCTCTTGTTGGTGCTCGGCTGCACGGCACTCGCCGCGCCGGCCGCCGCGCAGGGCTCGTACCAGCGCTACTACGACCAGCAAGACCTCGAAGCGCTCCTCTACGCTCGGCACGGCGACCTCGACGCATTGCCGGAGGTGACGTACCGCTACGCGGTGCTCAGCGACCCCGAGGGCAACTCGGTGTGGGCCCGCCACCGGCTCTACAAAGAGCTCGGCGAGGGCGACGCCCGCGCGGGCCGCGAGCACCTCCCGCTCATCGAGTTCATCAACTACGTCCGCGTGCCCGAGCTCAGCGTTGGCGACACGCTGATCGTCCCGAGCCGGGCGGACCTCGACATCCGCGCGTATGCCCCGTTCCCCCGTTTTTATGAAGGCGCGGCGGACTTCGACAAGCTGTTCGTCATCGATAAGAAGGTGCAGGCGTGGGCGGCCTACGAGTACGGCCGGCTCCAGCGGTGGGGCGTCGTGAACACGGGCGCGGAGGGCTCGCGCACGCCGGGCGGCCGGTACAACTTCAACTGGCAGGAGCCCGAGCGCATCTCGTCCGAGAGCCCGGAAGGTGAGGAGTGGCTGATGAAGTGGGTGTTCAACTTCCACGCCCCGCGCGGCTTCCACATCCACCAGTACACGATGCCGACGGGTGCGCCCGCCAGCCACGGCTGCGTCCGCCTCATCGCCGCCGACGCGAAGTGGATCTACGACTGGGCCGACGGCTGGAAGCGCGACAGCGCCGGCCGCGTCGTCGAGCAGGGCACGACGGTCCTCGTGCTCGGCGACGGCGAGGAGCCCGACGGCCGCCCGCAGCGCTTCGTCCACACCCCCGCCGGCCCGCGCCCGAACCTCGCCGACCTCCCCGCCGACCCGTTCAGCGTCCCGCCCGGCACCGACCAGCAGGTCCACTTCGACCGCCTCCGCGCCTCGAAATCGTAA